AGTGAACAGAATTCCCCGATCGATCCCGCCAGCCTCGATTCGCTCGATGCGATTGCGGACTGCCTGGCCGATGCCTTCGAAGATGGCGATGGCGCCGTGGTCGGTGCTGCCTTGAAAGCGGTGGCGCAGGCGCCGGGACTGGGTGCGCTGGCCGCCGCGGTCGGCGTGCCGCGCGAGCAGCTTGGCGCCGCCCTGGCGTCAGGCGAGTTCGACCTCGATCTCACGCTCGAGATCATGAAGGTGGTCGATTTGCATATGAGTGGTGGGCGTAGCGGCGATTGAGCCGCGGCAGGAGCATCACCACCGCCCTGAAACAACGTCGTTCCCGCGAAGGCGGGAACCCAAGTTTCTTGGCGCACCGCTCACATCAAACGTAGTGGCAGTGCGTGCAAACTGGGGTTCCCGCCTGCGCGGGAACGACGTGCTGGCGTTAGCGATGCTAACGCACGACTCATGCGGCCCATGCAGGCCGCACAATCACATCATCAGTTCTTCGAATCCGACGACGCCTCACCCTGGGTATGCCCCGCGCCTTGCTCCAGGAACGCGCGCAGCATCCACGCATTCTTCTCATGGATTTCCATGCGCGTCGCCAGCATGCCGGCGGTCGGCTGGTCGTCGGCGGCGTCGGCGATGCGGAAGGCCGCACGCGCGGTGCGGGCCACCGCTTCCTGGCCGGCGACCAGCTGGCGGATCATCTCTTGCGCGCCCGGCACGTTGGCTTCTTCCTTGATGGTCGACAGTTCGGCGTAGCGCTGGTAGGTGCCCGGTGCGAAGTGGCCCAGGGCGCGGATGCGCTCGGCGATGTCGTCCAGCGCGTTCCACAGCTCGGTGTACTGCTCCTGGAACATCACGTGCAGGGTCTGGAACATCGGACCGGTCACGTTCCAGTGGAAATTGTGGGTCTTCAGGTACAGCATATAGCTGTCGGCCAGCACGTGCGAGAGCGAGTCGACGATTTTTGCGCGGTCTTCGGTGCTGATGCCAATATCGATATTCATGTGCTTCCTCCGTAAGTTCAGTAAAACCAAGATGGTGATGCTGTCTGAAAATGCAACAGTGTCATAACAGCATCAGCTTATCATCCCGGACGAAACTCTGTAGTCCGCTAACCCGATTGGCAGAGGATGCCGACCAGGCGCAATGCACCGGCCGCAAAAAGAAAAGAGGGCGCCCAGGCGCCCTCATCGGATACGGCAGCGCCGGCACATGGCCGGCGCAAACCATCAGCTCAATGCGTACTACCGCTCGGCGGCATCATCGTCTGCACCGGGCTGTCGCTGGCGAACAGCTGCGCGCAGTCGACCTTGTCGAAGGCATAGTGCTTGCCGCAGAAATCGCAGTTGATGCCCAGTTCGCCCAGCTCGGCCAGCGCCGATTCGACTTCTTCCTGGCC
This portion of the Telluria beijingensis genome encodes:
- a CDS encoding Dps family protein, with the protein product MNIDIGISTEDRAKIVDSLSHVLADSYMLYLKTHNFHWNVTGPMFQTLHVMFQEQYTELWNALDDIAERIRALGHFAPGTYQRYAELSTIKEEANVPGAQEMIRQLVAGQEAVARTARAAFRIADAADDQPTAGMLATRMEIHEKNAWMLRAFLEQGAGHTQGEASSDSKN